The proteins below are encoded in one region of Myxococcales bacterium:
- a CDS encoding branched-chain amino acid transaminase, with translation MIDKVEKIWMDGKLIPWDEANVHILTHTLHYGLGVFEGVRCYKRDDGSSAIFRLDEHSQRLCDSAKIATIPLPWTAKQISEACVQTVRANKLDACYIRPLVFMGDGAMGLAASDNATRMAVIAWRWGAYLGDEALKYGIRAKISSFARPGVNMLMAKGKIVGHYVSSILAKREALNAGYEEAILLDAQGYIAEASGENVFVVKDGTIYTPPLGGSQLGGITRDTVLQLCADLSIPVLERSLCRDELYIADEVFLCGTAAEVTPVRELDDRSIGIGSRGPITEKVQSRFFETLRSSDPSHPEWFTIV, from the coding sequence ATGATCGACAAAGTAGAAAAGATATGGATGGACGGAAAGCTCATACCCTGGGACGAAGCAAACGTTCACATCTTAACACATACGCTTCACTACGGACTAGGCGTTTTTGAGGGCGTACGTTGCTACAAACGCGACGATGGAAGCAGTGCCATCTTTCGTTTGGATGAACACTCCCAAAGGCTGTGCGACTCAGCCAAAATAGCCACCATCCCTTTGCCATGGACCGCCAAGCAAATCAGTGAAGCTTGCGTGCAAACCGTGCGCGCCAACAAGCTTGATGCTTGCTACATTCGTCCTCTTGTGTTCATGGGTGACGGCGCGATGGGCTTGGCAGCCTCAGACAACGCAACCCGTATGGCAGTCATTGCTTGGCGCTGGGGAGCCTACCTCGGCGACGAAGCGCTCAAATACGGCATTCGCGCTAAAATCAGCTCCTTTGCTCGGCCAGGCGTCAATATGCTCATGGCCAAAGGCAAAATCGTCGGACACTATGTAAGCTCCATTTTGGCCAAGCGTGAAGCGCTCAACGCAGGCTACGAAGAAGCTATCCTGCTTGATGCGCAGGGCTACATCGCTGAAGCGTCCGGCGAAAACGTGTTTGTCGTCAAAGACGGAACCATCTATACGCCACCACTTGGCGGCTCACAGCTAGGCGGCATTACCCGCGATACAGTCCTTCAACTTTGCGCGGATCTATCCATTCCAGTGCTCGAGCGAAGCTTGTGTCGCGATGAGCTTTACATTGCCGATGAAGTCTTTTTGTGTGGCACAGCAGCTGAAGTCACCCCTGTGCGTGAACTTGATGATCGCAGCATCGGCATCGGCAGCCGTGGTCCCATCACAGAAAAAGTCCAAAGCCGCTTCTTTGAGACCCTACGTTCCTCCGATCCAAGTCATCCGGAGTGGTTTACAATCGTATAA
- a CDS encoding putative metal-binding motif-containing protein: protein MRKRGFPLRSAFLFWTVLATLGCGRIGFDELLADAGTNDSGTTDGAANDDSDGDGLTDMVDCAPQMPDPPGTPGVGDPCDGNDLDQCEDGSIVCESGMPVCNDTIDDMEHAEICDGVDNDCDGSLVDDGTDDCGAFTECIGAAGCSPVRAIGNFGSIADDFVFDALLLSDGDLLFTGISNNTAGQGDFDLFLTRLSLNGTIRWTTLVGGSGYDAGLNIAELSNGDFMVIGETESFGAGDRDFYLVRVDGTGALVSTSVHGGSGAERIGNNGHIEQLADNSFLLVGFTQSAEFRPSGGGGEEAIIVSVDENGNDLWAVSMGGNGNEYIAGAASVSSGNIIAAGTTDSFGNGLDDTFLLHLTNDGTPLSATAYGQNGYDTAYGLAHNSGNDDIFLIGLNDTYGGFHTPFSFGADIFIHRFSGTGVLQELIVLERDASEMFVTLAASEQNTLYFAGHLRTSAVQPQTQDTIVGSMNLSANLNWATRITSSITAHTNQSYPRIVPLLNGTTAIIGASYTGTGNRGADSFVTIVGGQGGAGICPGFSNLASELNREQVTPLPSPATLENPIPLGSTLQISSAMMNSSTGGVAASVAGFELLPQQLCN, encoded by the coding sequence ATGCGCAAGCGTGGCTTCCCGTTGCGATCGGCTTTTCTGTTCTGGACAGTCCTGGCTACGCTAGGTTGTGGGCGAATCGGATTCGACGAATTGCTCGCCGATGCTGGAACGAACGACTCAGGAACAACGGACGGAGCAGCAAACGACGACTCGGACGGCGACGGACTAACGGATATGGTCGACTGCGCCCCTCAAATGCCAGACCCTCCAGGTACGCCAGGGGTGGGAGATCCCTGCGACGGTAACGATTTAGACCAATGCGAAGACGGTAGCATCGTCTGCGAATCAGGGATGCCGGTCTGTAACGACACTATTGATGATATGGAACATGCCGAGATTTGTGACGGCGTAGACAATGACTGCGATGGTTCGTTGGTTGATGACGGGACTGACGATTGTGGGGCGTTTACCGAATGCATTGGGGCAGCGGGTTGTTCACCGGTCCGGGCTATCGGAAATTTCGGAAGCATAGCCGACGATTTTGTTTTTGACGCATTGCTTCTTTCGGACGGGGATCTGCTTTTCACAGGAATAAGCAACAACACAGCAGGACAAGGAGATTTTGATCTTTTTCTAACTCGACTGTCCCTAAACGGCACAATACGTTGGACCACTTTGGTGGGGGGATCGGGGTACGACGCTGGATTGAATATTGCTGAATTAAGCAACGGAGATTTCATGGTAATCGGCGAAACCGAGTCTTTCGGGGCTGGAGACCGCGATTTTTACTTGGTACGCGTTGATGGGACTGGGGCACTTGTCTCAACCTCCGTTCATGGCGGCAGCGGCGCCGAACGAATCGGTAACAACGGACATATTGAGCAACTTGCCGATAATTCATTCCTATTGGTCGGCTTTACACAGAGTGCGGAGTTTCGACCTTCCGGTGGAGGTGGCGAGGAAGCGATAATCGTATCCGTTGACGAAAACGGAAATGATCTGTGGGCTGTTTCAATGGGCGGCAACGGAAACGAATACATCGCCGGCGCTGCCTCAGTATCGAGCGGAAATATTATTGCCGCTGGCACCACGGACTCATTCGGAAACGGCTTGGATGATACTTTCCTGCTACACCTTACCAACGATGGCACGCCACTTTCAGCCACGGCCTATGGACAAAACGGTTATGACACTGCCTATGGTTTGGCGCACAACAGTGGAAACGATGATATATTTTTGATCGGCCTCAACGATACCTATGGGGGATTCCATACGCCGTTTTCTTTTGGCGCAGACATTTTCATACATCGATTTTCAGGCACCGGTGTCCTGCAAGAACTGATTGTTCTCGAACGGGACGCAAGTGAAATGTTTGTAACCCTTGCGGCCTCGGAACAAAACACTCTCTATTTTGCTGGCCACCTCAGAACCTCTGCCGTCCAACCGCAAACTCAAGACACGATCGTGGGCTCTATGAATTTGTCAGCCAACCTAAATTGGGCAACACGTATCACTTCAAGTATCACTGCCCACACCAACCAAAGTTATCCACGTATCGTGCCTTTGTTAAACGGCACGACCGCGATCATCGGCGCGAGTTACACCGGAACCGGAAATCGTGGCGCTGACAGTTTTGTCACGATCGTGGGTGGCCAAGGTGGCGCTGGCATTTGCCCAGGGTTTAGCAATCTTGCATCAGAGCTCAACCGCGAACAAGTCACGCCCCTGCCAAGCCCAGCTACTCTTGAAAACCCGATTCCGCTAGGTTCCACCCTTCAAATCAGCTCGGCAATGATGAACTCCTCAACAGGTGGCGTGGCGGCAAGCGTAGCGGGCTTCGAATTGCTTCCTCAACAGCTGTGCAACTAA